The following coding sequences are from one Spirochaetota bacterium window:
- a CDS encoding TetR/AcrR family transcriptional regulator yields MARKRVQEERRIQILDALHRCLLIRPFHGTSIKHIAKEAGVNHGVLHYYFESKQDILLTYIDYVIDSYKAHYAEWFKTLDVPAADGRRFLEEILGYMTERITLNRDLSRVFIEIWEIASYDKKVRAKLQKVYMEWVRTVSGILKDMGKKEETVYRVSRALIVFFEGMALFSVIMPQKEFKTTDLLVWFENWVIDKIDE; encoded by the coding sequence ATGGCGAGAAAACGCGTCCAGGAAGAACGGCGTATCCAGATACTCGATGCTCTGCATCGTTGTCTGCTGATCAGGCCCTTTCACGGGACATCCATCAAGCATATCGCAAAAGAGGCAGGCGTCAACCACGGCGTGTTACATTACTATTTTGAGAGCAAGCAAGATATCCTGCTGACGTATATAGACTACGTTATCGACAGCTATAAGGCGCACTATGCTGAATGGTTTAAAACACTGGATGTCCCAGCCGCGGACGGGCGTCGCTTTCTGGAAGAGATTCTCGGCTATATGACCGAGCGAATCACGCTGAACAGGGATCTGTCGCGCGTCTTTATCGAGATATGGGAGATCGCCAGTTATGATAAAAAAGTACGGGCCAAACTCCAAAAAGTCTATATGGAATGGGTGCGCACGGTATCAGGCATACTCAAGGACATGGGGAAGAAGGAGGAGACCGTTTATCGTGTAAGCCGCGCACTTATTGTTTTTTTCGAGGGGATGGCGCTTTTTTCGGTCATCATGCCGCAGAAGGAGTTCAAGACTACGGATTTGCTCGTATGGTTCGAAAACTGGGTGATCGACAAGATCGACGAGTAA
- the ald gene encoding alanine dehydrogenase, which produces MKIGIPKEIKTREYRVAATPAGVRAMTGQGHTVYVEKGAGTGSGFADDEYTRSGAAILDAPEEVWDAADMLIKVKEPVAPEFDRMREGQVLFTYLHLAADEVLTRRLLERKIIGIAYETVQLKDLSLPLLAPMSEVAGRLSIQMGCSCLEVKNGGRGLLVSGVPGVSPAEVVILGGGISGINAAHLAVGIGARVTIIDVDLNRLRYLADVFHSKATTLMSNQSNIEESVAAADLVIGSVLIPGARAPKLITRKMLGSMKSGAAFVDISIDQGGCAETSRPTTHDEPMYIEENVVHYCVANMPGAVPRTSTWALTNATLPYALAIAAKGWEKALAEDDALAKGLNVRRGDLTCRNVAETFGVK; this is translated from the coding sequence ATGAAAATCGGCATTCCAAAGGAAATCAAGACGCGAGAATACCGGGTGGCGGCCACACCGGCCGGTGTGAGGGCCATGACCGGCCAGGGACACACGGTCTACGTGGAAAAAGGAGCCGGAACAGGCTCCGGTTTCGCGGACGATGAATACACCCGCTCGGGAGCGGCCATCCTCGACGCCCCCGAAGAGGTCTGGGACGCGGCGGACATGCTTATCAAGGTCAAGGAGCCCGTTGCTCCCGAATTCGACCGCATGCGCGAGGGCCAGGTGCTTTTTACCTACCTGCACCTCGCCGCTGATGAGGTCTTAACCCGCCGCCTGCTCGAACGCAAAATTATCGGTATCGCATACGAAACGGTCCAGTTGAAGGACCTTAGCCTGCCGTTGCTCGCGCCCATGAGCGAGGTGGCGGGAAGACTTTCGATACAAATGGGCTGTTCATGTCTTGAGGTGAAGAACGGCGGAAGAGGACTTCTGGTGTCGGGTGTGCCCGGAGTCAGCCCGGCCGAGGTCGTTATCCTGGGAGGAGGTATTTCGGGCATCAACGCAGCCCACCTCGCGGTAGGGATTGGAGCGCGCGTCACCATCATCGACGTGGACCTTAATCGCCTGCGCTACCTTGCGGACGTGTTCCACTCGAAAGCGACAACGCTCATGTCCAATCAGTCGAATATAGAGGAAAGTGTGGCCGCGGCCGACCTCGTCATCGGATCTGTGCTCATCCCCGGCGCGCGCGCCCCAAAACTCATAACGCGGAAGATGCTGGGCTCCATGAAATCCGGAGCGGCGTTCGTTGACATCTCCATCGACCAGGGGGGATGCGCCGAGACAAGCAGGCCGACGACACACGACGAGCCTATGTACATCGAGGAGAATGTTGTGCACTACTGCGTCGCCAACATGCCGGGCGCCGTACCGCGCACGTCAACCTGGGCGCTCACCAACGCCACCCTGCCCTACGCCCTCGCCATCGCCGCCAAGGGCTGGGAGAAGGCCCTCGCTGAAGACGATGCCCTGGCAAAAGGACTCAATGTACGCCGGGGCGACCTTACCTGCCGAAACGTTGCGGAGACCTTCGGCGTGAAGTAG
- a CDS encoding aminotransferase class III-fold pyridoxal phosphate-dependent enzyme has translation MAKGLSNKKNRAEKSRILELFGKHISHGQVRYLRCAHLDMQEERRAGIKFVDKESGRTIIDAFTSAGCFNVGRGNPAIIAALEESLEKYDMGSFGLLSRPKIEFARKLVSLCPGDLNRMVFAGSGADAIDGALKLALGATGRKEVISMIKAYHGHSGFSLSANGKEYYKHLFEPLIPGFRFAPFGDLQTAEKLASRNTAAVIIEPVQGEGGIHVGSDEYLKGLRTLCDRLGIMLIFDEIQTGLGRTGRLWGSEHSGVIPDIMVVAKSISGGLYPNAAIVYRDIELLTKFIEAHPDFHPTSGGCSDLGCSVSSKVLDYLMENRIWENAARTGARFKAGLEAITRENPKIVKEVRGRGLMIGVEYKYEFIGALIADCLAKEGIWAAYSGNAPQVMRFQIPTIATDGDIDEILLKMRRAVKAMKPYLVLMMPLARIPLLRKVFDNLKVQIVAFNLVRDLEEVLKPIGGR, from the coding sequence ATGGCAAAGGGATTGTCAAACAAGAAAAACCGGGCTGAAAAAAGCCGCATCCTCGAGCTTTTCGGCAAACACATCTCCCATGGCCAGGTGCGGTACCTTCGCTGTGCCCACCTGGACATGCAGGAGGAGCGCAGGGCCGGAATAAAGTTCGTGGACAAGGAGTCGGGCCGCACGATCATCGACGCCTTCACCTCGGCCGGTTGCTTCAACGTGGGAAGGGGCAATCCCGCGATTATCGCCGCTCTCGAGGAATCGCTCGAAAAGTATGACATGGGGAGCTTCGGCCTGTTGTCGCGGCCCAAGATCGAGTTCGCGCGTAAACTGGTCTCTCTCTGCCCGGGCGACCTCAACCGCATGGTCTTCGCGGGCAGCGGGGCCGACGCGATCGATGGCGCGCTAAAGCTCGCCCTCGGCGCTACGGGAAGGAAAGAGGTGATCTCGATGATCAAGGCCTATCACGGGCACTCGGGTTTCAGCCTCTCCGCGAACGGCAAGGAGTACTACAAACACCTGTTCGAACCGCTCATACCGGGATTCAGGTTCGCGCCCTTCGGAGACCTCCAGACGGCGGAAAAGCTGGCCTCTCGAAACACGGCCGCGGTGATCATCGAACCCGTTCAGGGCGAGGGGGGCATCCATGTCGGTAGCGACGAATACCTGAAAGGTCTCCGGACCCTGTGTGACAGGCTCGGTATAATGCTGATATTCGACGAGATTCAGACCGGCCTCGGCCGGACCGGAAGGCTCTGGGGAAGCGAGCATTCAGGAGTGATCCCCGATATCATGGTGGTCGCCAAATCCATCAGCGGTGGGCTCTATCCGAACGCCGCGATCGTCTATCGCGACATCGAGCTACTGACGAAATTCATCGAGGCCCATCCCGACTTCCATCCAACCTCCGGAGGCTGCTCGGACCTCGGATGCAGCGTTTCGTCGAAGGTGCTCGATTATCTGATGGAAAACAGGATTTGGGAAAACGCCGCCAGGACCGGCGCCCGTTTCAAGGCCGGGCTTGAAGCCATCACCCGCGAGAATCCGAAGATCGTGAAGGAGGTGCGCGGCAGGGGGCTCATGATCGGCGTGGAATACAAGTACGAATTCATCGGCGCCCTCATTGCGGACTGCCTTGCCAAGGAGGGAATCTGGGCGGCCTATTCGGGCAACGCCCCGCAGGTGATGCGCTTCCAGATACCAACCATCGCCACCGACGGAGATATCGACGAGATACTTCTGAAGATGAGAAGGGCGGTTAAGGCGATGAAACCCTATCTTGTATTAATGATGCCGCTGGCCCGAATACCGTTGCTCAGAAAGGTTTTCGACAACCTGAAGGTACAGATAGTGGCTTTCAACCTGGTCCGCGACCTCGAAGAAGTATTAAAACCAATCGGTGGGAGGTGA